The following coding sequences are from one bacterium SCSIO 12741 window:
- a CDS encoding T9SS type A sorting domain-containing protein, translating to MRITFINGLITTLLLTSTFSFAQTGHDHHEHPFVEDDFMLNETQKRLNPHLADKITAKEKELAEFTAAYIKAHENDASRNDESDYIIPVVFHVLHQNGPELLTDTEIHDAMRILNEDFQKRNADTSDVISAFQSIVGDARIEFRLAKRDPQGNPHSGIDRISSSRTFQAGESSKLNTWPRSTYLNVWIVNSIGSGAAGYTFLPSTAHWRASTDGIILLYTYFSSVRTGNERRSRALTHEIGHWLNLEHPWGGTNTPGLATNCNTDDGIFDTPLTVGWTSCNVNGSTCGSLDNVQNFMEYSYCSNMFTARQVLAMQATLNSPVAQRNQLVSFSNNKSAGVLDLHEAMFSTETPVACTGEMVQFQDDSYYDVTNWSWEFEGGNPSTSTEKNPQITYANPGSYKVKLTVRNKDGVTKTKTVENFIRINRSVGHFLPYSENFESYPDALVQVSWYPINEDNDNIYWRLGTGTGYSGDKYLMLENFDNLPYQVESVISDPIDLSNIKSPKLTFKVAHAEIPGQTASDIFRVFVSSDCGETWNLRQTHNGNTLADGKSESNAFFPTQASDWYEVTFQNFSGNDFTQNLMVRFEVEKRGGNNFFIDDINLTGSYDDVPVLEFPLNGMDSVSSDVFLDWKAVPYVTRYEYAVSEDAQFSASAFQGTKDYIDGTPNNDDTRFKPGNLTPGKTYYWRVRTHRGTFISDWSQVWSFTVSASGQGHEYIDGVNLSTSEVAAKDVFTQVKLYPNPATDEVNIQIEQSRNTELTVTLVDLKGQILLQEDLEDQNNLRVNTSHFETGIYFVLVNTGQGLITEKLIVR from the coding sequence ATGAGAATTACTTTCATCAATGGATTGATAACCACCCTTCTACTAACCTCAACGTTTTCTTTTGCTCAAACCGGGCACGATCACCACGAACATCCTTTCGTGGAAGATGACTTCATGTTAAATGAAACGCAAAAACGATTAAATCCCCATCTGGCGGATAAGATTACTGCGAAAGAAAAAGAACTGGCTGAATTTACAGCGGCTTACATCAAGGCCCATGAAAACGATGCCTCTCGTAATGATGAAAGCGATTACATTATTCCCGTTGTATTTCACGTGTTACACCAAAATGGCCCTGAGCTTTTGACCGACACGGAGATTCACGATGCGATGCGCATCTTAAACGAGGATTTTCAAAAAAGAAATGCCGATACTTCTGATGTTATTAGTGCGTTTCAATCTATCGTAGGTGATGCGCGGATCGAATTCCGGTTAGCAAAAAGGGACCCTCAAGGAAACCCTCATAGTGGAATTGACCGCATTAGTTCTTCCCGCACGTTCCAGGCCGGCGAAAGTTCAAAGCTGAACACTTGGCCGAGAAGCACCTATTTGAATGTATGGATTGTAAACTCCATTGGAAGTGGTGCTGCCGGATACACCTTTTTGCCTTCTACCGCTCACTGGCGTGCTTCCACAGATGGAATCATTCTGTTGTACACTTATTTTTCTTCCGTTAGAACCGGAAACGAGCGTCGCTCCAGAGCCTTGACTCATGAAATAGGACACTGGCTCAATCTGGAACATCCTTGGGGAGGAACAAACACTCCTGGCTTAGCTACTAACTGCAACACCGACGATGGCATTTTTGATACCCCACTTACCGTAGGTTGGACTTCTTGTAATGTGAATGGTTCTACTTGCGGAAGCTTGGATAATGTACAGAACTTCATGGAGTACTCCTACTGCAGCAACATGTTTACCGCTCGTCAGGTTTTGGCCATGCAAGCGACGTTGAACAGCCCAGTGGCTCAGAGAAACCAATTGGTTTCGTTCTCAAATAATAAAAGTGCAGGAGTTTTGGACTTGCACGAGGCTATGTTTAGCACCGAAACACCGGTTGCATGTACGGGAGAAATGGTTCAATTCCAGGATGATTCTTACTACGATGTGACCAATTGGAGCTGGGAGTTTGAAGGAGGAAATCCTTCCACATCAACCGAGAAAAACCCTCAGATTACCTATGCAAATCCTGGGTCTTACAAAGTTAAATTGACGGTAAGAAACAAAGATGGGGTGACCAAAACTAAAACGGTAGAAAACTTTATTCGAATCAACCGAAGTGTGGGTCATTTCCTTCCTTACTCCGAAAATTTTGAAAGTTACCCTGATGCCTTAGTTCAAGTTTCCTGGTACCCCATAAACGAAGACAATGACAACATCTATTGGAGATTAGGAACAGGAACGGGTTACTCTGGAGATAAGTACCTAATGCTTGAAAACTTCGACAATTTACCTTACCAGGTTGAATCAGTGATTAGTGACCCGATTGACCTCAGTAACATCAAGAGTCCAAAACTTACTTTCAAGGTTGCTCATGCCGAAATTCCCGGACAAACTGCTTCGGATATTTTCCGGGTATTCGTATCCAGCGACTGCGGTGAAACTTGGAATTTGAGACAAACTCATAACGGTAATACCCTTGCTGATGGAAAATCAGAATCGAACGCCTTCTTCCCTACGCAGGCTTCTGATTGGTATGAGGTGACATTCCAAAATTTTTCCGGAAACGATTTTACCCAAAACCTGATGGTACGGTTTGAGGTAGAAAAGCGAGGAGGAAATAACTTCTTTATTGATGATATCAACTTGACAGGAAGCTATGATGACGTTCCTGTACTTGAGTTCCCATTAAATGGAATGGACAGTGTTTCGAGCGACGTATTCCTGGATTGGAAAGCCGTTCCGTATGTAACCCGTTACGAATATGCAGTGAGTGAAGATGCGCAATTTTCCGCCTCTGCCTTCCAGGGAACCAAGGACTACATCGATGGCACGCCAAACAACGACGACACTCGATTCAAACCGGGTAACTTAACTCCTGGAAAAACTTACTACTGGAGAGTGCGAACTCACCGAGGCACATTCATTTCAGACTGGAGCCAGGTGTGGAGCTTTACCGTGAGTGCCTCTGGACAAGGTCATGAATACATTGATGGAGTTAATCTATCTACCTCAGAAGTTGCCGCTAAAGATGTGTTTACGCAAGTAAAACTCTATCCAAACCCGGCTACAGACGAGGTCAATATTCAAATTGAACAATCCAGAAATACCGAGTTGACCGTTACCCTGGTAGACCTTAAAGGTCAGATTCTTTTGCAAGAAGATTTAGAAGATCAGAATAATTTGCGTGTAAACACCAGTCATTTCGAAACAGGTATTTACTTTGTCCTGGTAAATACGGGCCAAGGCCTGATCACGGAAAAACTGATTGTTAGATAA
- a CDS encoding HAMP domain-containing histidine kinase, with the protein MNIYSRKQIWKKALIALGVLIILLSFWYTDQMVKNIAREERNKVRLWAEAIQKKARLVNYTDQLFAKLRGEERKKVELYVEASERLASKDPNVDIVFLTHILTDNTTVPVILTDKNLRPKFSRNLDTIIENDPVLLQQEVMVMKALYDPIEIKYEDQTDYLYYKDSRIISELEQTFADLQQSFINEVVSNSASVPVIITNEEKNELIAVGNLDSSRYSSPELMSELIQELSETNLPIEVHLQEGSTQYIYYEDSWILTQLKYYPFVQFGVIGTFILIAYYLFNMARRAEQNQVWVGLAKETAHQLGTPLSSLLGWVEYMKSKDTDLAMAAELEKDINRLEVITDRFSKIGSTPELHTMDLRTALLSTTEYMEKRSPRKIHFSSDKIPDNLEVKLNPSLFSWVIENLCKNAIDAMGGQGLLTFQAGTTDKKIWIDISDTGKGIPSREKKTIFEPGYTTKKRGWGLGLTLSKRIIEEYHRGKIFVKNSKPGEGTTFRITLNRA; encoded by the coding sequence ATGAATATCTATTCTCGTAAACAAATCTGGAAAAAGGCTCTCATTGCCTTAGGTGTACTCATCATTCTATTGTCCTTCTGGTACACAGATCAGATGGTAAAGAACATTGCTCGGGAAGAGCGTAATAAAGTTCGACTTTGGGCAGAAGCCATTCAAAAAAAGGCTCGCCTGGTTAACTACACCGACCAGCTTTTTGCCAAATTACGGGGCGAGGAACGTAAAAAAGTGGAACTCTATGTGGAAGCCAGTGAACGTCTCGCAAGTAAGGATCCGAACGTTGACATTGTTTTTCTAACCCACATTCTAACCGACAACACCACCGTACCGGTTATTCTCACCGATAAGAACCTGCGTCCAAAATTCAGTCGAAACCTGGATACGATCATCGAAAACGACCCGGTGCTCCTGCAACAGGAGGTAATGGTGATGAAAGCGCTTTACGATCCGATTGAAATCAAGTATGAAGATCAGACGGATTACCTGTATTACAAGGATTCCCGAATCATTTCAGAACTGGAGCAAACCTTTGCCGATCTGCAGCAATCCTTTATCAATGAGGTGGTGTCTAACAGTGCTTCGGTCCCCGTTATCATAACCAACGAAGAAAAAAACGAATTGATCGCGGTGGGGAACCTGGACTCATCCCGGTATAGCTCTCCGGAGTTGATGTCTGAACTCATTCAGGAACTGTCCGAAACCAATTTACCCATTGAAGTACATCTGCAAGAAGGATCTACCCAATACATATACTACGAAGACTCGTGGATACTTACGCAGTTGAAGTATTATCCTTTTGTACAGTTCGGAGTAATCGGAACCTTTATTCTCATTGCCTATTACCTGTTTAACATGGCTCGAAGAGCAGAACAAAATCAGGTTTGGGTTGGGCTCGCCAAAGAAACAGCCCACCAATTGGGCACGCCTCTATCTTCTCTTTTGGGATGGGTAGAATACATGAAGTCAAAAGACACCGATTTGGCCATGGCTGCCGAGTTGGAAAAGGATATCAACCGCCTGGAAGTGATCACCGATCGCTTTTCGAAAATTGGAAGTACGCCTGAATTGCACACCATGGACCTGAGAACGGCACTGCTTTCAACCACGGAGTACATGGAAAAAAGAAGCCCACGAAAAATTCATTTTTCCAGTGACAAAATCCCGGATAATCTGGAGGTAAAACTCAATCCATCACTCTTTAGCTGGGTCATCGAAAACCTGTGTAAAAATGCCATCGATGCTATGGGCGGTCAAGGCCTACTTACCTTTCAGGCTGGGACAACGGACAAAAAAATCTGGATCGACATTAGCGACACTGGCAAAGGGATACCCTCCCGGGAAAAGAAAACGATTTTTGAGCCTGGGTATACCACTAAAAAACGCGGCTGGGGCCTGGGGCTTACCCTGTCTAAACGAATAATTGAAGAGTATCATCGGGGAAAAATCTTTGTGAAAAACTCCAAGCCAGGAGAGGGCACTACATTTCGAATCACGCTGAACAGAGCCTAA
- a CDS encoding SDR family oxidoreductase produces MNLDLSGKHALVCGSTQGIGKAAAIELALLGATVTLVARNEDKLQAVRNELPTPKGQEHSYLQADFSSPDGLNQVITSHVEAGNSYHILINNTGGPAGGQAIDADIEAYRIAFNQHLICNQILAQAVVPGMKESGYGRIVNVISTSVKIPLNGLGVSNTIRGAVANWSKTLANELGAFNITVNNVLPGATNTVRLSSIAENKAAKTGKSAEEVLDGMAKQVPMNRIAEPEEVANAIAFLASPAASYINGINVPVDGGRTGSL; encoded by the coding sequence ATGAATCTGGATCTATCTGGAAAGCATGCTTTGGTATGCGGAAGTACACAAGGAATAGGAAAAGCAGCGGCCATTGAGTTAGCGCTATTAGGTGCAACCGTAACTCTCGTTGCCCGAAACGAAGACAAATTGCAGGCCGTTCGCAACGAATTGCCCACCCCAAAAGGACAAGAGCACAGCTACCTGCAAGCTGATTTTTCTTCTCCAGACGGATTAAATCAAGTGATCACTTCTCACGTGGAAGCCGGAAACAGCTACCACATTTTGATTAACAACACAGGCGGCCCTGCTGGTGGACAAGCGATTGATGCCGATATTGAAGCTTATCGAATTGCTTTCAATCAACACCTGATCTGTAATCAGATTTTGGCTCAGGCTGTAGTTCCCGGAATGAAGGAAAGCGGATACGGTCGTATCGTTAATGTTATTTCCACCTCGGTTAAGATTCCATTAAATGGATTAGGTGTATCCAACACCATACGAGGGGCTGTTGCCAATTGGTCTAAGACTTTGGCCAATGAACTTGGTGCATTCAACATTACGGTAAACAACGTTTTACCGGGAGCCACAAATACCGTTAGACTCTCTTCCATTGCTGAAAACAAAGCGGCTAAAACCGGCAAATCGGCTGAGGAAGTGTTGGATGGTATGGCCAAGCAGGTTCCCATGAATCGCATTGCAGAGCCCGAAGAAGTGGCAAACGCCATTGCCTTTTTGGCCTCCCCTGCAGCCTCCTACATCAACGGAATCAATGTTCCGGTTGATGGAGGAAGAACAGGAAGTTTGTAA
- the truB gene encoding tRNA pseudouridine(55) synthase TruB, with the protein MSSFDFQQGELLLIDKPLEWTSFDVVNKIRYAVKRHLGVKKIKVGHAGTLDPLATGLLLVCTGRNTKKINEFTGLDKTYDGIITLGGTTDSFDLECEVRPDEKAPQLTEELIKNAAQSLVGLQDQVPPAFSAKRINGKKAYELARAGRVVEMKSHAIEVLGFEITHVEPHESLPGGWNCHFKIHCSKGTYIRSMARDLGLALDCGGYLSALRRTSIGPYSLEDARNLAEFITEVDQANS; encoded by the coding sequence ATGAGTTCATTTGATTTTCAACAGGGCGAACTCCTGCTGATTGATAAACCCTTGGAGTGGACCTCTTTTGACGTGGTCAACAAAATTCGTTATGCGGTTAAGCGTCATTTGGGTGTCAAGAAAATTAAGGTGGGGCATGCGGGAACCCTCGATCCATTAGCCACAGGCCTATTGCTCGTTTGCACCGGGCGAAATACCAAAAAAATCAACGAATTCACAGGTCTTGACAAAACCTATGATGGCATAATAACCCTGGGCGGAACCACAGATTCCTTTGATTTGGAATGTGAAGTAAGGCCCGATGAGAAAGCTCCGCAACTTACCGAAGAGCTTATCAAAAACGCAGCTCAATCCTTAGTTGGCCTACAGGATCAAGTTCCTCCCGCCTTTTCGGCCAAACGGATTAATGGTAAAAAGGCCTACGAATTGGCCCGAGCTGGAAGAGTGGTAGAAATGAAATCACACGCTATTGAGGTTCTTGGCTTTGAAATTACCCATGTTGAGCCGCACGAATCTCTTCCTGGTGGATGGAACTGCCATTTTAAGATTCATTGCTCCAAAGGCACCTACATCCGCTCCATGGCCCGGGACCTGGGCTTGGCTTTGGATTGTGGTGGCTACCTCAGCGCTCTACGCAGAACCTCCATCGGCCCCTATTCTTTGGAGGACGCCAGAAACTTAGCAGAATTTATCACTGAGGTCGATCAAGCGAACTCCTAA
- the hemW gene encoding radical SAM family heme chaperone HemW codes for MAGIYLHIPFCRQACSYCDFYFSTHLHFKESFLTALETEIERRKDFLSEPIQTVYFGGGTPSQLSVDELKRIWAALSHSFDLSQVGEVTLEANPDNLSEDYLNALAASPINRLSVGIQSFHDSDLKMLNRAHSGEQSLQSIKRAQELGFDEISLDLIYGLPGSTMESWQQNLDLAISLNVDHVSSYCLTIEPKTPLEHAIKKGRLTYPTEAEIVRQFKALKHSLDRAGYEHYEISNFAKPGKYAQHNTSYWKGVNYLGLGPSAHAYDGQKRYWNLPDTRQYVSLLQEGKVHYESEELDPKDQYNEYIMTHLRTQWGIDLEEVENLFGHNQQKELLREIETHLQQGNVVRAESKLTLTFEGQLLADQIAADLFTTD; via the coding sequence ATGGCGGGCATCTACCTTCATATTCCCTTTTGCAGACAAGCTTGCTCCTACTGCGACTTTTATTTTTCCACCCACCTTCATTTTAAGGAGTCGTTTTTAACGGCATTAGAGACCGAAATTGAACGACGGAAGGATTTTCTATCCGAACCCATTCAAACCGTGTATTTTGGCGGCGGAACCCCCTCACAACTTAGTGTGGATGAATTGAAGCGAATCTGGGCCGCACTTTCCCATTCATTTGATCTTAGCCAAGTTGGAGAGGTTACACTTGAAGCCAATCCTGACAACTTATCCGAAGACTATCTTAATGCTTTGGCCGCATCGCCCATCAATCGGTTGAGTGTTGGTATCCAGTCTTTTCACGACTCCGACCTCAAAATGCTCAATCGGGCTCACTCCGGAGAACAGTCCCTTCAATCCATTAAACGAGCTCAAGAACTGGGGTTTGATGAAATCAGCCTGGATTTGATTTACGGCCTACCTGGGTCTACTATGGAAAGCTGGCAGCAAAATTTGGACCTGGCCATTTCTCTTAACGTCGATCATGTTTCTTCCTATTGCCTGACCATCGAACCAAAAACGCCTTTGGAACACGCCATCAAAAAAGGCCGCTTGACCTATCCCACCGAAGCTGAAATAGTACGACAGTTTAAAGCCCTTAAGCATTCTTTGGACCGGGCTGGCTATGAGCACTATGAAATCTCCAATTTTGCGAAACCCGGAAAATACGCTCAGCACAATACGTCCTATTGGAAAGGAGTAAATTACTTGGGTTTAGGCCCTTCTGCGCACGCCTATGACGGTCAAAAACGCTACTGGAACCTGCCCGATACACGCCAATATGTATCTCTGCTTCAAGAAGGCAAGGTGCACTACGAATCTGAAGAACTCGACCCAAAAGATCAATACAACGAATACATCATGACTCATTTGCGCACGCAATGGGGCATTGACTTAGAGGAGGTTGAAAACCTATTTGGGCATAACCAACAAAAAGAATTGCTAAGAGAAATTGAAACCCACCTTCAGCAAGGAAATGTGGTCCGGGCTGAATCAAAGCTCACCCTTACCTTCGAAGGACAGCTTCTCGCCGACCAAATAGCGGCGGATCTATTTACTACAGATTAA